In the genome of Curtobacterium sp. MCLR17_036, the window CGACTGCGCCGTCATCCCCGGCATCGTGTTCACCTCGTTGAGCACGACCTCGCCGTCCGGCGTCACGAAGCAGTCGACCCGGGCGATGCCGGCGCACCCGAGTCGGGCGAACACCGTGCGGGCGACGACGTCGAGCCGTGCGGCGACGACGGCGTCGAGCGGCGCGGGCAGGACGAACCGGGCGCTGCCGTCGTACTTCGTGTCGGCGTCGAAGAACCCGTCGGCGTCGTTGAGGACCTCGAGGGGCGGTCCGACGACGAGCTCGCCCGGGGCGCGCTCGAGGACGGCGACGTCGACCTCACGCCCGACGACCATGCGCTCCACCAGGACCCGGGCGTCGTGCGCGAACGCCTCGGCGAGCGCCGCGTCGAGCCGATCGGGGTCGTCCACGCGGCTCACGCCGAAGCTCGACCCGCCGGCGACGGGCTTGACGATCCAGGGCAGCGGGCCGACGGCGCGCCGCAGCGCCTCGACGTCGACGCGCGCCCCGCGGTCGAGCAGGGCGCCCGGTGCCACCGCCACGCCGGAGGCCTCGGCGACGAGCTTCGTCGCCCACTTGTCCATCGCGATCGCACCGGCGCCGACGGGCGACCCCACCACGGGCACCCCGGCGAGCGCCGCCAGGGCCGCCAGCGAGCCGTCCTCGCCGCCGGGGCCGTGCACGAGCGGGAACACCACGTCGGCGCCGGCG includes:
- a CDS encoding D-alanine--D-alanine ligase, with protein sequence MSSTESVRVVVIGGGANSEHEVGLASAAAVAAALDPTRYEVLALTVDRAGGWRSGDAPCSFPGAAAVVAGADVVFPLVHGPGGEDGSLAALAALAGVPVVGSPVGAGAIAMDKWATKLVAEASGVAVAPGALLDRGARVDVEALRRAVGPLPWIVKPVAGGSSFGVSRVDDPDRLDAALAEAFAHDARVLVERMVVGREVDVAVLERAPGELVVGPPLEVLNDADGFFDADTKYDGSARFVLPAPLDAVVAARLDVVARTVFARLGCAGIARVDCFVTPDGEVVLNEVNTMPGMTAQSQVPKMFAAVGVDHPELLATLVETARATADGRAGRAPRHPGDTTARLAG